The following is a genomic window from Chania multitudinisentens RB-25.
ATATTCCCGGTTGCCCACCGAACCCACACAACTTTTTGGCCACGGTTGCGCACGTTATCACCTATCAACGGCCACCGGCGCTGGATGCGAAAAATCGCCCCGAATTCGCTTATGGTCGCCTGATACACGAGAACTGTGAACGCCGCCCGCATTTTGATGCTGGGCGCTTCGCTAAAGAGTTCGGTGATGACGGGCACCGCCAAGGTTGGTGTCTCTATCACCTCGGCTGCAAAGGGCCAGAAACTTACGGCAACTGTTCAACGCTGGAGTTTTGCGACGTGGGCGGTGGCATCTGGCCGGTAGGGATTGGGCACCCCTGTTACGGCTGTAACGAACAGGGCATCGGTTTTACCAAAGGTATCGCGCAACTGGCGAACGTTGAAAACCCCACCCCACGCAACGCCAAACCGGCGGTACAAAATACAGAAGGGGGTCATGTCAGCCCAACGGCAGTGGGGTTGCTGGGAGGAGTGATCGGGCTGGTGGCAGGGGTTAGCCTGATGACGGTAAGGGAACTGGGGCGGCAGCAAAAACAACAGCGTAAAGATAACGATAACGAGTCGCCGCCGCGCAAGGAGTAAGCCGTGAAACGACGTCACTTTCTAAAACTGGCCTCCTGTAGCGCACTCTTGGTGGGCAGTACCCCGCCAGCGTTGGCGGGGGCGGAGAATAAGGCACCGATCCCCGGTGCGTTGGGGATGCTGTACGACTCAACGCTGTGCGTCGGTTGCCAGGCTTGTGTGAGCAAATGTCAGCAAATTAACCACAGCGATAACCCAGAACATGGCGAAACCTATGCCCATGCGGGCAATGAAGCCACCTGGTCGAACAACGACAAACTCAGCCCCTATACCAATAACGTTATTCAGGTGTGGAGCAGCGGCGCAGGCACCCATAAAGATCGGTTGGAAGAGGGTTATGCCTACATCAAGAAACAGTGCATGCACTGTGTTGATCCCAATTGCGTTTCGGTTTGCCCGGTACAAGCGCTGAGGAAAGACCCGAAAACCGGCATTGTGCACTACAACCCGGATGTTTGTACCGGTTGCCGCTACTGCATGGTGGGTTGCCCGTTCAACGTACCGAAATACGACTACGACAACCCGTTCGGCAAAATCCACAAATGTGAACTGTGCAACCAGAAAGGGATTGAGCGCCTGGATCAGGGCGGGCTGCCTGGCTGTGTGGAAGTGTGCCCGACCGGCGCGGTGATCTTCGGTACGCGTGAGCAACTGTTGGCGGAGGCCAAACAGCGCCTGGCACGCAAGCCGGGGGAAAGTTACCGTTTCCCACGCCAGACATTGCAGGGCGATGACCACTACGAACATGCAATCCCGCACTATCAACCGCATCTCTATGGTGAAGAAGAGGGTGGAGGGACACAGGTGCTGGTGCTGACCGGGGTGCCTTTTGAAAAACTGGGCCTGCCGCCGCTGGAACCGCTTTCGACGGGTGCACGTTCCGAACATGTACAGCATTCTCTGTATAAAGGCATGGTATTGCCACTGGCCGCTTTGGTGGGGATCACCTTCCTGGTACAGCGCAACACGCGTAAAGAGAAGAAGGAAGATGAACATGACGACGCATAAAGCACACCCACTTGGCGGAAAGTTGGTGAGTTGGCCAGTGATGCTGCTAGCTCCCTTTGCGGTGCTGTGTGCCTTGTTGATCCTGAAACGTTTGGTGTTGGGGTTGGGGGCAGTTTCCGATCTGAATGGTGGCTACCCTTGGGGCATCTGGATCGCTTTTGATCTGCTGGTGGGCACCGGTCTGGCCTGTGGCGGTTGGGCGCTGGCCTGGGCGGTGTATGTATTTAACCGTGGCGAATACCATCCGTTGGTGCGCCCGGCGCTGTTGGCCAGCCTGTTCGGTTATACGCTGGGTGGGCTGTCGATCACCATTGACGTCGGTCGCTACTGGAACCTGCCTTACTTTTATATTCCAGGGCATTTCAACACCTCTTCCGTACTGTTTGAAACCGCCGTCTGTATGACGATTTACATCGGCGTGGTGGCGCTGGAGTTTGCCCCGGCGCTGTTTGAACGCCTGGGTTGGAAGGTCTCCCTAAAATGGCTGAATAAGGCCATGTTCCTGATCATTGCATTGGGTGCCTTGTTACCGGCCATGCACCAGTCATCGATGGGGTCGTTGATGATTGCGGCGGGTATCAAGGTGCATCCGCTGTGGCAAAGCTACGAAATGCTGCCGCTGTTTTCATTATTGACGGCGGGCATTCTGGGTTTCTCGATTGTGATCTTCGAAGGTTCGCTGGTGCAGGCGGGGCTACGCGGGAAAGGTGCGCAAGAGACACCGCTGTTTACCCGCATGAGCTACATCATTGATGTCATTCTGCTGCTGTTTATTGTGCTGCGTTTTGGTGAACTGCTCGTGCGCAACAAGACCGGCTATTTGTGGCATCTCGATCGTTTCGCCCTGTTTTTCTGGTTGGAAATCGGCCTGATGTTGTTGCCGCTGCTGCTTTTCCGCTGGAAGCGGAATCGCAGTGATTCACGCCTGCTATTTATCGGGGCGCTAAGCATGATCTGCGGTGCAGCCTTGTGGCGGTTGAATTACTCGCTGCTGGCCTATGATCCCGGCAACGGGTACGGCTATTTCCCAACGGCCAGCGAACTGCTGATCTCCATCGGCTTCGTGGCGATAGAAGTGTGCGCCTACATCCTGTTGCTCAGGTTGTTACCGGTACTGCCTGCACATCAACATACGCATAAAAACAACCAGATAGAGGTAGAGCATGAGCCAACGCATCACCATTGATCCCGTTACCCGTATTGAGGGGCATTTACGGATTGACTGCGAAATTGAAGACGGCAAGGTGGTTAAAGCCTGGTCTTCCGGCACCATGTGGCGCGGCATGGAAGAGATTGTTAAAGGCAACGATCCCCGCGATGCCTGGATGATTGTTCAGCGGATTTGCGGGGTATGTACCACTATCCATGCTTTGGGGTCGGTGCGTGCGGTAGAAAATGCCCTGGGGATGGAGGTGCCGGTCAATGCGCAGTATATCCGCAATATTATTACGGCGGCTCACAGCATCCACGATCACATTGTGCATTTTTATCAGCTCTCTGCGCTGGATTGGGTTGATGTCACTTCCGCGTTGCAAGCCGATCCGCAAAAAGCCGCTGATTTACTGAGTGGCCTGTCAAGCTGGCCACTCAACAGCGCCGCTGAATTCAGCCGGGTACAGCAGAAGATTAAAGATCTGGTTGCCAGTGGCCAGCTTGGCATCTTTGCCAATGGCTATTGGGGGCATCCGGCAATGGCGCTGCCGCCGGAGGTGAATCTGATCGCGGTCGCTCACTACTTACAGGCATTGGAATGCCAGCGTGATGCTAACCGGGTGGTGGCGATACTGGGGGGGAAAACGCCGCATATTCAAAATCTGGCGGTGGGCGGCGTAGCTAACCCGATCAATCTGGATGCGCCTAGCGTGCTGAACCTTGAACGCCTGATGTACCTGAAAACCTTTATCGATCGCCTCGGTGACTTTATCGAGCAGGTGTATCTGGTGGACAGCGCGGTGATCGCGGCGCATTACCCTGGCTGGTTGGCGTTGGGCAAAGGGGCTGACTGCTATCTTTGTGTGCCGGAGCTGCCGATTGACCGTAAAGGTGACACCTTCCTGATGCCCGGCGGCTACCTGGATAACGGCACGTTTCGTCCGATTGCCAGCCAGCGCGATGAGTATCTGGTGAATGGGATTCAGGAGAGCGGTAAACATGCCTGGTATCAGGACGACCAACCGTTAGCCCCGTGGGAAGGGCTGACTCGCCCGCATTACACCGGTTGGCAAGAGGATGGCAAGTATTCCTGGGTGAAATCCCCCACCTTTTACGGCAAAGCGGTGGAGATGGGGCCATTAGCCTGGTTGATGTGCACCCTGCAAGCGGAGCATCCGCCAACGCAGAAATACTTTGCGCGCGCCAGCGGCGCCTATCAGGTGCTAACGGGCAATCCATTGAGCGCGGAACAGCTGCCATCAACATTAGGCCGGATTGTCGGGCGCACGGTGCATGCCTGTGTGCTGCATGAGACTTTGGGCCAACAGTGGCAGGCGTTGGTGGAAAATATCGGTAAAGGCGATCATGAAACCTTTATCCGGCCCAATATTCCATTGACCGGCGAAATTCGCGGCGTTGGTTTTATCGAAGCACCGCGCGGTTCGCTGTCTCATTGGGTGGTGATCAAGGATGGCAAGATCGCCAATTATCAGACGGTAGTGCCTTCCACCTGGAATGCCGGGCCAAGGAACCATAATGATGAACCCGGCCCTTACGAGCGTTCGCTGGTGGGCACCCCGGTGGCCGATCCAGCCAAACCGCTGGAGGTGGTGAGAACCATTCATTCCTTCGATCCCTGCATGTCTTGTGCCGTGCATATCGTGGATACCACGGGTAATGAAGTGACGAGAGTCAAGGTGTTGTAATGCGTATTTTGGTGTTGGGTATCGGCAATCTGTTATTGAGCGATGAAGCGGTCGGCGTGCGCATCGTTGAAGCCCTGGAACAGCGCTTTGCACTACCAGCCTGCGTTGAGGTGTTGGACGGCGGCACTTCCGGGATGGAGCTGATGGAAACCATGGCCGATCGAGACCATCTGATCGTGGCTGATGCGGTGCTGACCGGCCACGCACCTGGCAGCGTGGTGGTGTTGCACGATGAAGAAATCCCCGCGCTGTTTACCCGCAAGGTTTCTCCACATCAGTTGGGGTTATCGGATGTGTTGATGGCGCTGCGTTTAACCGGGGAATTCCCCCGGCGCTTGACGTTGATTGGCGTGGTGCCAGCCTCGCTGGAGCCGGGAATTGGTCTGACTCCGCTGATTACTCAGGCGATTGAGTCAGCATTGGCGCAGGTGTTGGTGGCACTGCAACTCAGCGGCGTACCGATTGTGTTAAAGGAGGCCGCCAATGCCCAATGTGATTAGCGGTTTTCAAACCAATCCGGCCCCACGCTTGGAAGCCGCGTTTCAGGCGATCGCTGCCGCTAGTATGCGCGAACTGCCCTTTTTTCATCCACAGATGCCGATTCGCGCCTGTGGTTTTCAACTGTTTGAACAGCAATGGATCGGCTGCATGCTCACACCCTGGATGCTCAGCCTGATGGTGCTTCCTGGTCCGCAGCAGCAGTGGGCACCCTGTAGGGTCGGAGAAAAATTGGCGCTGGCGCTGCCCTGCGGCAACGTTAATTTTACCCATGGGCACATTGATGACTGCGGGCACTATCTGGCCTGTTCGCTGATGTCGCCGCTGGAAAACTCGCTGGGCGCAGAACAGGCGCAGGCATTGGCGGAAAACAGCGTCCGCATGGTGCTGTCGTTACCGGTGGTAGACAACAGTATTCCAAGCAATCCAGGGCGGCGTGCGCTGTTTCGGCTGCCACGGGGGAACTGAACCGATGCATGAAATCAGCCTGTGCCTGAGTACGATAGAACTGATTGAGCAACAGGCCAGGCAGCACGGTGCCCGGCGGGTAACGGCGGTTTGGCTGGAGATCGGCGCGCTGTCTTGTATTGAAGAACATGCCCTGCGTTTCAGCTTTGCCAGCGCCAGCCGCCGGACGCTGGCAGAAGGTTGCCAACTGCATCTGAGTGTGCAACCGGCGCGCGCCTGGTGTTGGGATTGCAGCGCCAGCATCGTGATTGAGCGGCATAACGAGGCCTGCCCACACTGTGGCAGCCATGTTCTGCGCATTGAGAGCGGCGAGAGCCTACGATTAAAACAATTAGAAGTGGAATGAATTTAAGAGGTCAAATTTTATGTGTACAACTTGCGGTTGCGCCAGCGGAGAAAAAACCATCGAAGGGGATGATTATCACGGCCATGATAACGATCATCATCATGCCCACCACCATCACGGCCATGCCGGGCAGGCGATAACGATCCATCACCACCATCATTATTACCATCAGGGTGACGTTCATCACCATTACGCCAGTGTTGAAGCGCTGCCGTTTGCTCCCGAAGTACAGCAGCACTCGCAAGATCTGCATTATGGTCATGGCGCTGCAGGGAGCCATGCTCCAGGTATCGGGCAGCGCCGGTTACTACAGATCGAACAGGATGTGCTGAGTAAAAATAATCATCTGGCGGCGCATAACCGTGAACACTTTGCCGCGCAGAATATCCTGGTGCTGAATTTGGTTTCCAGCCCAGGATCTGGCAAAACCTCCTTGCTGACGACCACGTTGCAATATCTGGCAGATAAAGT
Proteins encoded in this region:
- a CDS encoding HyaD/HybD family hydrogenase maturation endopeptidase, giving the protein MRILVLGIGNLLLSDEAVGVRIVEALEQRFALPACVEVLDGGTSGMELMETMADRDHLIVADAVLTGHAPGSVVVLHDEEIPALFTRKVSPHQLGLSDVLMALRLTGEFPRRLTLIGVVPASLEPGIGLTPLITQAIESALAQVLVALQLSGVPIVLKEAANAQCD
- the hybA gene encoding hydrogenase 2 operon protein HybA, with product MKRRHFLKLASCSALLVGSTPPALAGAENKAPIPGALGMLYDSTLCVGCQACVSKCQQINHSDNPEHGETYAHAGNEATWSNNDKLSPYTNNVIQVWSSGAGTHKDRLEEGYAYIKKQCMHCVDPNCVSVCPVQALRKDPKTGIVHYNPDVCTGCRYCMVGCPFNVPKYDYDNPFGKIHKCELCNQKGIERLDQGGLPGCVEVCPTGAVIFGTREQLLAEAKQRLARKPGESYRFPRQTLQGDDHYEHAIPHYQPHLYGEEEGGGTQVLVLTGVPFEKLGLPPLEPLSTGARSEHVQHSLYKGMVLPLAALVGITFLVQRNTRKEKKEDEHDDA
- the hybC gene encoding hydrogenase 2 large subunit, which translates into the protein MSQRITIDPVTRIEGHLRIDCEIEDGKVVKAWSSGTMWRGMEEIVKGNDPRDAWMIVQRICGVCTTIHALGSVRAVENALGMEVPVNAQYIRNIITAAHSIHDHIVHFYQLSALDWVDVTSALQADPQKAADLLSGLSSWPLNSAAEFSRVQQKIKDLVASGQLGIFANGYWGHPAMALPPEVNLIAVAHYLQALECQRDANRVVAILGGKTPHIQNLAVGGVANPINLDAPSVLNLERLMYLKTFIDRLGDFIEQVYLVDSAVIAAHYPGWLALGKGADCYLCVPELPIDRKGDTFLMPGGYLDNGTFRPIASQRDEYLVNGIQESGKHAWYQDDQPLAPWEGLTRPHYTGWQEDGKYSWVKSPTFYGKAVEMGPLAWLMCTLQAEHPPTQKYFARASGAYQVLTGNPLSAEQLPSTLGRIVGRTVHACVLHETLGQQWQALVENIGKGDHETFIRPNIPLTGEIRGVGFIEAPRGSLSHWVVIKDGKIANYQTVVPSTWNAGPRNHNDEPGPYERSLVGTPVADPAKPLEVVRTIHSFDPCMSCAVHIVDTTGNEVTRVKVL
- the hypA gene encoding hydrogenase maturation nickel metallochaperone HypA, with protein sequence MHEISLCLSTIELIEQQARQHGARRVTAVWLEIGALSCIEEHALRFSFASASRRTLAEGCQLHLSVQPARAWCWDCSASIVIERHNEACPHCGSHVLRIESGESLRLKQLEVE
- the hybE gene encoding hydrogenase-2 assembly chaperone, whose amino-acid sequence is MPNVISGFQTNPAPRLEAAFQAIAAASMRELPFFHPQMPIRACGFQLFEQQWIGCMLTPWMLSLMVLPGPQQQWAPCRVGEKLALALPCGNVNFTHGHIDDCGHYLACSLMSPLENSLGAEQAQALAENSVRMVLSLPVVDNSIPSNPGRRALFRLPRGN
- the hybO gene encoding hydrogenase 2 small subunit, translated to MIKENDAFFQNGVNRRDFMKLCAALAASMGLSSKAAAEIAQSVGAPRRPPVIWIGAQECTGCTESLLRATHPTIENLLLNVISMEYHEVLSAAFGEQAEENKHRAIEQYKGQYVLVVDGSIPMKDGGIYCMVAGQPIVDHIRNAAEHAAAVIAIGSCAAWGGVAASGANPTGAVSLQDVLPGKTVINIPGCPPNPHNFLATVAHVITYQRPPALDAKNRPEFAYGRLIHENCERRPHFDAGRFAKEFGDDGHRQGWCLYHLGCKGPETYGNCSTLEFCDVGGGIWPVGIGHPCYGCNEQGIGFTKGIAQLANVENPTPRNAKPAVQNTEGGHVSPTAVGLLGGVIGLVAGVSLMTVRELGRQQKQQRKDNDNESPPRKE
- the hybB gene encoding Ni/Fe-hydrogenase cytochrome b subunit translates to MTTHKAHPLGGKLVSWPVMLLAPFAVLCALLILKRLVLGLGAVSDLNGGYPWGIWIAFDLLVGTGLACGGWALAWAVYVFNRGEYHPLVRPALLASLFGYTLGGLSITIDVGRYWNLPYFYIPGHFNTSSVLFETAVCMTIYIGVVALEFAPALFERLGWKVSLKWLNKAMFLIIALGALLPAMHQSSMGSLMIAAGIKVHPLWQSYEMLPLFSLLTAGILGFSIVIFEGSLVQAGLRGKGAQETPLFTRMSYIIDVILLLFIVLRFGELLVRNKTGYLWHLDRFALFFWLEIGLMLLPLLLFRWKRNRSDSRLLFIGALSMICGAALWRLNYSLLAYDPGNGYGYFPTASELLISIGFVAIEVCAYILLLRLLPVLPAHQHTHKNNQIEVEHEPTHHH